The Desulfofundulus salinus genome includes the window CTTGAAAGGCCATGATACCAAGGAGAACCTGGCCCGCAATTTTGGTATGGCCCATCCCGAAGGATACCGCAAGGCCCTGCGGCTCATGCAACAGGCGGAAAAATTTAACCGGCCGGTGCTGGCCTTTATCGATACCCCCGGCGCGTACCCTGGAATGGGGGCGGAAGAAAGGGGACAGGCCCATGCCATTGCCCGCTGTATTGCCGGCATGCTTGTCTTGCGCGTACCGGTAATCTCGGTGATTCTTGGTGAAGGGGGCAGCGGAGGAGCCCTGGCCCTGGCTTCGGGCGACCGCATCCTGATGCAGGAGCATGCCATTTTTTCGGTGATTTCCCCGGAAGCCTACGCCACCATTCTCTGGAAGGACGTGACCCGCTGCCGGGATGCCGCCGAGGTAATGAAAATCACCGCCCAGGACCTCTACGCGCACCAACTGGTAGACGAGGTTATTCCAGAACCACTGGGCGGCGCCCACCGGGATAAAAATGAAGCCGCCCGGCTGTTGGGGGAAGCCATAGCCCGCCACCTGGAAGAACTGCGGGGCTATCCCACCGACGAACTCATTAAACGGCGCCACGCCCGTTTCAGGCGCATCGGTCCTGAATATTTGCCCGGCAATAACATAACTTAATAATGCATTTACCTGAAAGCCAGGGAGGTATTTTTTTGCAAAGGATAGGGATTTTGACCAGTGGCGGCGATTCTCCGGGAATGAATGCGGCCATCCGGGCGGTAGTACGCAAGGCTATTTATCACGGCCTGGAAGTAATCGGCATCAAAAGGGGCTTTAACGGTTTCATTGAAGGTGACATGGAACCCATGCGGCTGGGTTCGGTAGCAGATATAATTCACCGGGGAGGAACCATTTTACATACGGCCCGCTCCGAGCAGTTCAAAACGCCCGCGGGGCGGGCCAAAGCATGGGAAAATGTGGAGCGCTTTGGCCTGGAGGGGCTGGTGGTTATTGGCGGTGACGGTTCCTTTACCGGCGCATCCATCTTTCACCGGGAATACGGGCTCCCGGTGGTGGGCATCCCGGGAACCATCGACAATGATATCAGCGGCACGGATTTTTCCATTGGCTTTGATACCGCCGTAAACACCGCGGTTGACGCCATCAACAAGATCCGTGATACCGCCACCTCCCACGAACGCACCTTTATTGTGGAAGTAATGGGTCGCGACACAGGCTTTATTGCCGTCGCCGCCGGCCTGGCCGGAGGAGCGGAATCCATTCTCATTCCCGAACATCCCTTCAGCATTGAAGAAGTTTGTCACAAACTTTGTAAGGGCTACCGGCGCGGAAAACTGCACAGCATCATCGTGGTGGCCGAGGGAGCAGGCAGCGGACTGGAAATAGGCAAACAAATTAAGGAACGCACCGGCTTTGATACCAAAGTGACCATCCTGGGCCACCTGCAACGGGGTGGCACGCCGACAGCTTTTGACCGCATTCTGGCCAGCCAGCTGGGAGCCCGGGCCGTAGAATTGCTCATGCAAGGGGCAACCAGTAAAATGGTCGGCATGTCAGCCGGGAAAATAGTGGAAACCGATCTGGACCGGGTCCTGGGGCAGAAAAAAACCGTTGATCTCGATGTTTACCGGCTGGCGAGCATTTTAGCCATATGAGGAGGAACAGGCCGTGAGACGAACCAAAATAATCTGCACCATCGGTCCAGCCTGCGAACAGGTAGAAACCCTGATGGAAATGATGCGGGCGGGCATGAATATAGCCAGGCTTAATTTTTCCCATGGCACCCATAAAGAACACGCCCGGCGCATTGCCAATATCCGCGAGGCTGCCGGCCGGGTAGGTAAAAA containing:
- the pfkA gene encoding 6-phosphofructokinase codes for the protein MQRIGILTSGGDSPGMNAAIRAVVRKAIYHGLEVIGIKRGFNGFIEGDMEPMRLGSVADIIHRGGTILHTARSEQFKTPAGRAKAWENVERFGLEGLVVIGGDGSFTGASIFHREYGLPVVGIPGTIDNDISGTDFSIGFDTAVNTAVDAINKIRDTATSHERTFIVEVMGRDTGFIAVAAGLAGGAESILIPEHPFSIEEVCHKLCKGYRRGKLHSIIVVAEGAGSGLEIGKQIKERTGFDTKVTILGHLQRGGTPTAFDRILASQLGARAVELLMQGATSKMVGMSAGKIVETDLDRVLGQKKTVDLDVYRLASILAI
- a CDS encoding acetyl-CoA carboxylase carboxyltransferase subunit alpha — encoded protein: MVYDFERPIIELEEKIAELQRFARERGIDLSNEIENLEKRARELKQTIYGQLSPWQKVLIARHPERPNTLDYIKMLCTDFIEFHGDRCFGDDPAIVGGIARFRGRAVTVIGHLKGHDTKENLARNFGMAHPEGYRKALRLMQQAEKFNRPVLAFIDTPGAYPGMGAEERGQAHAIARCIAGMLVLRVPVISVILGEGGSGGALALASGDRILMQEHAIFSVISPEAYATILWKDVTRCRDAAEVMKITAQDLYAHQLVDEVIPEPLGGAHRDKNEAARLLGEAIARHLEELRGYPTDELIKRRHARFRRIGPEYLPGNNIT